The Fervidibacillus albus genome contains a region encoding:
- a CDS encoding ABC transporter ATP-binding protein, translating into MGEAVRIEDVNKKYGKKTVLEDIHLSVKAGAIHGLIGPSGAGKTTIVKLIAGMETPEHGSVNVLNKKMPNIHVLKNIGYMAQSDALYSNLTGSEHLRFFASMYKLKKSEMNERIAYAANLVNLTEDLSKKVSAYSGGMKRRLSLAIALIHNPSLLILDEPTVGIDPELKLQIWDELLRLKKEGKTIIVTTHVMDEAERCDVITMVRNGKRIAEGTPKELKQRYGTEDFDLVFLLAGRNDK; encoded by the coding sequence ATGGGTGAAGCTGTCCGTATTGAAGATGTGAATAAAAAGTACGGCAAAAAAACAGTATTAGAGGATATTCATTTATCCGTTAAGGCAGGAGCCATACACGGATTAATCGGTCCGTCTGGTGCAGGAAAAACAACTATTGTAAAACTGATCGCCGGAATGGAAACACCCGAGCACGGAAGCGTAAACGTTTTAAATAAAAAAATGCCGAATATCCACGTGTTGAAAAACATCGGCTACATGGCCCAATCGGATGCATTATATTCGAATTTGACCGGATCTGAGCATTTACGTTTTTTTGCATCGATGTATAAGTTGAAAAAAAGCGAGATGAATGAGCGAATCGCATATGCGGCGAACCTCGTCAACTTGACAGAAGATCTTTCGAAAAAAGTTTCCGCCTACTCCGGTGGGATGAAACGTCGATTATCCTTGGCGATCGCCCTAATCCATAATCCGAGCTTATTAATTTTAGACGAACCGACCGTCGGAATCGATCCGGAATTGAAATTACAAATTTGGGATGAACTCCTTCGATTAAAGAAAGAAGGTAAAACGATCATCGTCACAACCCATGTCATGGATGAAGCGGAACGATGCGATGTAATTACGATGGTGAGGAATGGGAAAAGAATCGCTGAAGGTACACCTAAGGAATTGAAACAAAGGTACGGAACAGAAGATTTCGATCTTGTATTTTTACTTGCGGGGAGGAATGACAAATGA
- a CDS encoding ABC transporter permease: MRVQALIRRIIREMLRDKRTMALLLIAPLLILSLMYIIFNTESTDLTLGVVNVDENVIEQLDEAGFSIESYDKSDELEDTVINEQLDGLLEMSDNKFTFILHNDDPLTASSLYAKVNQILVSSLQQQVIGQVDVNVVPQLDLETIYIYGDENTEFFDVLSPILIGFFVFFFVFLISGIGFLKERTSGTLDKMMSTPIRRWEILIAYLSGYGIFAVIQTVFVVLYGITVLDIVLVGSIWHVLLINLVLALVALSLGTLLSAFAESEFQMVQFIPVVIVPQVFFSGIIPFDGMADWVQVLAKFFPMYYGGDALKEVMYKGNGLADISGDLFILLIFATIFITLNVFALKKYRKV, from the coding sequence ATGAGAGTTCAAGCTTTAATCCGAAGAATTATCCGGGAAATGTTAAGGGATAAACGAACGATGGCATTGCTATTGATCGCTCCCCTTCTCATTTTGTCCCTTATGTATATTATATTTAATACGGAATCGACGGATTTAACCCTCGGCGTTGTGAATGTAGATGAAAATGTGATCGAACAACTCGATGAAGCGGGATTTTCAATTGAATCATACGATAAGTCGGACGAATTGGAAGATACGGTCATCAACGAACAATTGGACGGTTTACTTGAAATGAGCGATAATAAATTTACATTCATTTTGCATAACGATGACCCACTAACTGCCAGTTCCCTTTACGCAAAGGTGAATCAAATATTAGTATCCTCTTTGCAACAACAAGTAATCGGTCAAGTGGATGTAAATGTTGTCCCGCAACTGGATTTGGAAACGATCTATATTTACGGAGATGAAAATACGGAATTTTTTGATGTGTTAAGCCCGATCTTAATCGGATTTTTCGTCTTCTTCTTCGTTTTCTTAATTTCGGGAATCGGCTTTTTGAAAGAACGAACGTCGGGGACGCTGGACAAAATGATGTCTACCCCAATTCGTAGATGGGAAATATTGATAGCTTACCTTTCCGGTTACGGGATTTTCGCCGTCATACAAACGGTTTTTGTCGTCCTATACGGAATTACCGTTTTAGATATCGTCTTAGTCGGTTCTATATGGCACGTACTGCTCATTAATCTCGTATTGGCACTTGTCGCCCTTTCCCTCGGAACGCTTTTATCCGCCTTTGCCGAGTCGGAATTTCAAATGGTTCAATTCATTCCTGTCGTCATCGTACCACAAGTGTTTTTCTCCGGAATCATTCCGTTTGATGGGATGGCCGATTGGGTACAAGTGTTAGCGAAATTTTTCCCTATGTACTATGGGGGCGACGCGTTAAAAGAAGTGATGTATAAAGGAAATGGATTGGCCGACATTAGCGGGGACCTCTTCATCTTACTGATTTTTGCAACGATCTTCATTACTTTAAACGTATTCGCTTTGAAAAAATATCGGAAAGTTTAA
- a CDS encoding TetR/AcrR family transcriptional regulator, with amino-acid sequence MTENLMEAMVSETKQKKPTDKKQRIVTVAAELFAEKGYANTSTSEIAKKAEVAEGTIFRHFQTKENLLLSILVPFLKEALPPMAEDVFSKVLNRYTDSPESFFHALITNRYAFFIENKEYFQVFIKELVYNEQIRNEVIPIFQRTVLMQIETAIQTFQEKGKITKTIPSETLTRTAFSIMFGFFLTHLFFQNVDGESNIEEKINQLVHLIMNGMKTSV; translated from the coding sequence TTGACTGAAAACTTAATGGAAGCGATGGTTTCCGAGACGAAACAGAAGAAACCGACGGATAAAAAGCAGCGAATTGTTACTGTCGCAGCCGAATTGTTTGCTGAAAAAGGGTATGCAAACACATCTACGAGCGAAATTGCAAAAAAAGCGGAAGTTGCGGAGGGAACGATTTTTCGCCATTTTCAGACGAAGGAAAATTTGTTACTTTCCATTCTTGTTCCTTTTTTAAAAGAAGCATTACCGCCAATGGCCGAAGATGTGTTTTCAAAAGTTTTAAATCGTTATACGGATTCCCCAGAATCTTTTTTTCATGCGCTCATCACGAATCGGTACGCATTTTTCATCGAAAACAAAGAATATTTTCAAGTGTTCATTAAAGAACTCGTTTATAATGAACAGATTCGGAACGAGGTAATTCCTATTTTTCAACGAACAGTCTTGATGCAAATCGAAACTGCGATCCAAACTTTCCAAGAAAAAGGAAAAATAACGAAAACAATACCTTCTGAGACATTGACGAGAACGGCTTTTTCCATTATGTTCGGTTTCTTCCTTACCCATCTGTTTTTTCAAAATGTCGATGGAGAGTCGAACATCGAGGAAAAAATTAACCAATTAGTCCATCTCATCATGAACGGTATGAAAACCTCGGTATGA
- a CDS encoding pseudouridine-5'-phosphate glycosidase: protein MDYKQWIVYSEEVKQAKEQGQPIVALESTIISHGMPYPANVETALGVEEIIREHGAVPATIAIINGKIHIGLTKEEIEFLAKATDVEKASRRDLPYLLMKGKHGATTVAATMICAELAEIQIFATGGIGGVHRGAETTMDISADLEELANTNVAVVCAGAKSILDLGLTLEYLETKGVPVVGYETDVLPAFYTRTSPFSVDYRIDSSNELAKMIETKWALGLNGGVLVTNPIPEEHSMEESFITGIIEKALEEAEKENIHGKEVTPFLLSKVKDLTEGKSLESNIALVKNNAKLAAEIAVHLKK from the coding sequence ATGGATTATAAACAATGGATCGTCTATTCGGAAGAAGTGAAACAAGCAAAGGAACAAGGTCAACCGATCGTCGCTTTAGAATCAACGATCATCTCCCACGGTATGCCGTATCCAGCAAACGTGGAAACTGCCTTAGGTGTTGAGGAGATTATTCGTGAACACGGTGCGGTACCGGCAACGATTGCGATTATCAATGGAAAGATTCATATCGGTTTGACAAAAGAAGAAATTGAATTTTTGGCTAAGGCGACCGACGTTGAAAAGGCGAGTCGTCGGGATTTACCATATTTGCTTATGAAAGGGAAACACGGAGCAACAACGGTAGCCGCAACGATGATCTGTGCAGAACTTGCAGAAATTCAAATTTTTGCAACGGGAGGCATCGGCGGTGTACATCGGGGAGCGGAAACGACGATGGATATTTCAGCCGACTTGGAAGAGCTAGCGAATACGAACGTTGCGGTCGTTTGTGCTGGAGCAAAATCGATTCTCGACCTCGGACTGACGTTGGAATACTTGGAAACAAAGGGTGTTCCAGTCGTCGGCTACGAAACGGATGTTTTACCGGCTTTCTATACTCGAACGAGTCCATTCTCCGTTGATTATCGGATCGATTCCTCAAATGAGTTAGCTAAAATGATCGAAACGAAATGGGCCCTCGGATTAAACGGTGGCGTTCTCGTGACGAATCCAATTCCAGAAGAACATTCCATGGAAGAATCGTTTATTACTGGAATTATCGAAAAAGCGTTGGAAGAAGCGGAAAAAGAAAACATCCACGGAAAAGAAGTTACGCCGTTTTTATTAAGTAAAGTAAAAGATTTAACGGAAGGGAAAAGTTTAGAATCAAATATTGCGTTAGTGAAAAACAATGCGAAACTTGCGGCGGAAATTGCGGTTCATTTAAAAAAATAA
- a CDS encoding carbohydrate kinase, whose amino-acid sequence MNEKERQIFELIKENPYITQNELAQKLQLSRPAVANYISSLMKKGKIIGRAYIVKEEGTVVCLGGANVDKKVVFQEKMQMYTSNPVRSYKTAGGVARNVAENLGRLGVNVSLITAVGDDTEGKWLLEQSKRWMDVSLSWSVPNASTGNYTAVLSDDGEMVLALADMDIYEQVDFSSIESRWNFIGASSYVFLDTNLPKETIEQTIERCDQENIRLCVNLVSAPKAKKLPEQLDGINLLIANRDEVEAITGLNVETELEEAADQLLNRGVEQFIITLGKKGVRYYSKSDGSGHFPAPNVDVKDVTGAGDSLAAGVLYALNKQKDLKTACKYGLASSYITLQSNDTVASEMNADYLETVYSKLFMSEYQ is encoded by the coding sequence ATGAACGAAAAGGAACGACAAATATTCGAACTGATTAAAGAGAACCCGTATATTACGCAAAACGAATTGGCACAAAAATTGCAATTATCGAGGCCGGCAGTCGCGAATTACATCTCTTCTTTAATGAAAAAGGGAAAGATCATAGGACGAGCCTATATCGTCAAGGAGGAAGGGACGGTTGTTTGTCTAGGTGGTGCGAATGTCGATAAAAAGGTCGTTTTTCAAGAAAAAATGCAAATGTACACGTCCAATCCGGTTCGGTCTTACAAAACGGCAGGTGGAGTCGCGCGAAATGTGGCGGAAAATTTAGGTCGGCTCGGTGTGAACGTATCGCTTATTACCGCTGTCGGGGACGATACGGAAGGGAAATGGTTGTTGGAACAATCGAAAAGATGGATGGATGTTAGCCTTTCTTGGTCCGTTCCGAATGCATCAACTGGAAATTACACGGCCGTTTTAAGTGATGATGGAGAGATGGTATTGGCACTGGCTGATATGGACATTTACGAACAAGTCGATTTTTCCTCCATTGAGTCTCGGTGGAATTTTATCGGAGCGTCTTCCTATGTTTTTTTGGATACAAATTTGCCAAAGGAGACGATCGAACAAACGATTGAGCGATGCGATCAAGAAAACATTCGGCTATGCGTCAACCTCGTTTCGGCACCGAAAGCGAAAAAATTGCCGGAACAACTCGATGGAATCAACTTACTCATTGCTAATCGGGATGAGGTGGAAGCGATCACTGGATTAAATGTGGAAACCGAATTGGAAGAAGCGGCGGACCAACTTTTAAACAGAGGTGTTGAACAGTTCATCATCACTTTAGGAAAAAAAGGAGTTCGTTACTATTCCAAATCCGACGGAAGCGGTCATTTCCCTGCGCCAAATGTCGATGTGAAAGATGTGACAGGTGCCGGCGATTCACTAGCAGCAGGTGTCCTTTACGCTTTAAATAAACAAAAGGATTTAAAAACTGCTTGTAAGTATGGACTCGCATCATCTTACATTACGTTGCAATCGAATGATACCGTCGCTAGTGAAATGAATGCAGACTATCTTGAAACGGTGTATTCGAAGTTATTTATGAGCGAATATCAATGA